The Saccharolobus shibatae B12 genomic interval TTGGAGGACATGGTGTTTTAGATTTGGGTGGTTCTATTAGTTCTGCAGTAATTAGGGAGAATACTGCATTGTGAAAAGGACAAATAATTTTGTCTCCTTCAATTTTATAACCGTTTGCAGTTATTGGTCTTTGTTTGTGGGGACAACCAGCTAGATATGCGTATTCCTTTCCGTCTTTTTCATAGATCATTATTGGAAAACCGTCAATCTCAATTACCTTAATCATAGAATAACTAAGTAACATCGGCTTTAAAAAGTAGCGTTTTAAAGAATCGTAATATTTCGGCATATGAGATTTCTTCATAAGACTATGCTTCGACCTAGCTTTCTTTAAAAGAGTAGGTTATTATACTTTATTATATCTTAAAATATAATTAACCAAGTTTATAACTTCCATGTTAATATAATAAAAAATATATTTGACTTGATTTAATATTCTTGTTTTAGTATCTCCTCTCCCTCATAAACTCTTCCTTTAGTCTCTTTAAGTAGCAATGCGAGCACTAGAACAATTATGCCGGTTGCTATTGTGAAGTAAACTGGAGAGAACACGTCATTAGTTGCACTAACTAGGTAAGTTAGGAGAAATGGTGTGAAACCTCCTATGAATCCAACTCCTACTTGATATGAAAATGATATTGCAGTATATCTCACAGTTGGAGGGAATGATTCAACAAGAAAAGCCGGCGTTATTGCGCCAGCAAAGTAGTATATTAACAACCCACCAAGAAATATAGCACCAATTGCTGCTAATTCATTACCTTGAAGTAATAGATAGTAGTATGGATATGCTAGTATTATTCCAATTACGGCGTTTATTATTATTTGTGTTCTTCTTCCTATGATATCAGACAGATATCCGAAAAATATCGAGGCAAAAATTCCTATTACTGATACGAGAAATATGGCAAAATCTATTTCTTGAAGGGAGACATGAGGCATATTAAACCGTTGAGCAATAGTGGTAGCATAGCCTATAGAATAGGCGAAATTTGTATAGTACCAAGCTCCATTAATGATTCCAACTATAAATAGATTTGCAAGTATTAATTTCCAATATTTCCTAAACGCTTCAGATATTGGATTTCTCACTATTTTTCGCTCTTCTCTCAGCTTCCTAAATACTGGAGAATCTTCTATTCTTAGTCTTATTACTAATCCTATTATCGCAATAGCCAGTCCGGTATAGAACAATATTCTCCATCCAAAATTATTAAATCCTGTTTGTCCCATTATTGTAATTATAATGAATATTATTCCAGATGCCAATAAGTTGGCAATAGATACGGTAGCCTGAAGAATCCCTGAGTATAATCCTCTCCATTTAGGATTTACATATTCTGATGTTAAAGAAAACGCTCCACCCCATTCTCCCCCTAATGCAACACCAGTAAGAAACCTTAATATGGCCAATAAGATTGGGGCCAATAGACCTATTTGGTAATATGTAGGTAAGAGTCCTACAAAAAATACACTAAATCCAGTAAGTAGTATTGTAAATACCAATGAGTACTTTCTTCCCAATTTATCACCTAGATATCCAAATAATATTCCACCTAACGGTCTACCCAAAAATCCTATAAAAAATGTTAAATAGAATGCCAATAACGACGCTATTGGATTGGCTGAAGGAAAGAATAGCTTCGAAACAACCGTAGCTACAAATGTGTAGATGAAGAAGTCATACCATTCTAATGCCATTCCAAAACTTGAGGCAATTATGGCTTTGGTTTTTTCTGAAACCATTTTTGCCACAATTATAATGTTCACGTTAAATATATATAAATTTTTTAAATTGAAGAGTTAAT includes:
- a CDS encoding Rieske (2Fe-2S) protein, coding for MIKVIEIDGFPIMIYEKDGKEYAYLAGCPHKQRPITANGYKIEGDKIICPFHNAVFSLITAELIEPPKSKTPCPPNCKLIKAKIIDGKALFEGEPFIPRLKS
- a CDS encoding MFS transporter, which translates into the protein MVSEKTKAIIASSFGMALEWYDFFIYTFVATVVSKLFFPSANPIASLLAFYLTFFIGFLGRPLGGILFGYLGDKLGRKYSLVFTILLTGFSVFFVGLLPTYYQIGLLAPILLAILRFLTGVALGGEWGGAFSLTSEYVNPKWRGLYSGILQATVSIANLLASGIIFIIITIMGQTGFNNFGWRILFYTGLAIAIIGLVIRLRIEDSPVFRKLREERKIVRNPISEAFRKYWKLILANLFIVGIINGAWYYTNFAYSIGYATTIAQRFNMPHVSLQEIDFAIFLVSVIGIFASIFFGYLSDIIGRRTQIIINAVIGIILAYPYYYLLLQGNELAAIGAIFLGGLLIYYFAGAITPAFLVESFPPTVRYTAISFSYQVGVGFIGGFTPFLLTYLVSATNDVFSPVYFTIATGIIVLVLALLLKETKGRVYEGEEILKQEY